The following proteins come from a genomic window of Halomarina ordinaria:
- a CDS encoding PQQ-dependent sugar dehydrogenase → MQRRAYLTTVGGAAAALAGCLDAGRESGGGGASGDDGASDGDGPRDATRSATAESVVEDLEVPWGMAFRDETLYLTERPGRVVRVGDGGSAVGADLTDSTAARGEGGLLGLAFHPDDPDVAFTYQTTDAGGESTNRVLRHDPTDDWSFETVLDGIPAGQIHDGGRLLVRPEEDALYATAGDAGDAETAQDPSTLAGSVLRLTLDGDPHPDNPGGSAVFSYGHRNPQGLAVRDGVLYATEHGPDTDDEVNRLVAGENYGWPAVTGESDDEAYVDPLVSYTPTIAPGGAAFYPDDGPVEAWRGDLLFGTLVGEHLHRVRIRDGAVEADERLFEGGFGRLRTTLVGPDGHLYAATSNRDGRGDPRAGDDRVLRLRPDAG, encoded by the coding sequence GTGCAGCGACGCGCGTACCTCACCACCGTCGGGGGGGCCGCCGCCGCCCTCGCGGGGTGTCTCGACGCCGGCCGGGAATCGGGTGGCGGCGGCGCGAGTGGCGACGACGGCGCGAGCGACGGGGACGGCCCCCGTGACGCCACTCGGTCCGCGACCGCCGAGTCGGTCGTCGAGGACCTCGAGGTGCCGTGGGGGATGGCCTTCCGCGACGAGACGCTCTACCTCACCGAGCGACCGGGCCGGGTCGTCCGCGTCGGCGACGGCGGGTCGGCGGTCGGCGCCGACCTGACCGACTCGACGGCCGCCCGCGGGGAGGGCGGCCTGCTCGGCCTCGCCTTCCACCCCGACGACCCGGACGTCGCGTTCACCTACCAGACGACCGACGCGGGGGGCGAGTCGACGAACCGCGTCCTGCGACACGACCCCACCGACGACTGGTCGTTCGAGACGGTCCTCGACGGTATCCCGGCCGGACAGATACACGACGGCGGGCGACTGCTCGTCCGCCCGGAGGAGGACGCCCTGTACGCGACGGCGGGCGACGCCGGCGACGCCGAGACGGCGCAGGACCCGTCGACCCTCGCGGGGTCGGTCCTCCGCCTGACGCTCGACGGCGACCCGCACCCGGACAACCCCGGGGGGAGTGCAGTGTTCTCCTACGGTCACCGCAACCCGCAGGGCCTCGCCGTGCGGGACGGCGTGCTCTACGCGACCGAACACGGCCCCGACACCGACGACGAGGTGAACCGCCTGGTGGCGGGCGAGAACTACGGCTGGCCGGCGGTGACCGGCGAGAGCGACGACGAGGCGTACGTCGACCCGCTGGTGAGCTACACCCCGACCATCGCACCCGGCGGCGCGGCGTTCTACCCCGACGACGGCCCCGTCGAGGCGTGGCGCGGCGACCTCCTGTTCGGGACGCTCGTCGGGGAACACCTCCACCGGGTCCGCATCCGCGACGGCGCCGTCGAGGCGGACGAACGGCTGTTCGAGGGGGGATTCGGTCGCCTGCGGACGACGCTCGTCGGTCCCGACGGGCACCTCTACGCGGCGACGAGCAACCGCGACGGCCGGGGCGACCCCCGGGCGGGCGACGACCGGGTCCTCCGGTTACGGCCCGACGCCGGGTAG